GAGGTCATCACagcccctggaacaggagtttcAGGAGGCTGTGAGTCATTGTGGGGATGGTAGGAATCaaacctcagtcctctgcaaaaacagtcagagctcttaattactgagccgtctctccaacccctgatATAGACATCttaactaatttttcattttatgaataaGATGTTTCCTTCTCacctgctttttctttccttcagcgTCACCCACTGAGTTTTGGAGAGCAACTTATTCAGCTCCTCAGTTTGGGCTTTTTCCCCAAGCGTTTTACATTATAGTTATAGTtctaaagattaatttttatctgtgtgtgtatatgtgtgtgtgaggcatTGTGTGTGCCATCTGTGTTCCCAAGCCCACGGAGACCAGAGCACTGGATGTCTGAAGCTAGACCTACAGGAGATTGTGAGGGACGCcacaggatgctgggaactgaacttgggtctctgcaagaacagcacatGTTCTTAACGCCTTAACTTCTGGAACAACTCTCTATCGTTTATCTTGTGACTTATAAATacgtgtttttgtttgtttgtttttaggacaGTTCTATCAGATCCACACGGGCACTTCAAATCCATCCCAGACTCAGCTGCCCAGTCTACCCCTGTGCAGGTTTGACTGAAGAATCTGAACCACAGGCTCACCTGTTTGACCCCTTGGTCGTattggggaggttatggaacatttaggaggtgcagccttctgaaagaggtgtgtgtcactgggggtgtgtTTGAGAATGTAGTGTTCCttctcagttctgttttctctccgTGTTTTCTGCATGTGGTCGAGATGTGACCGCTCAGTGTACTGCTTCAGCTGCCCCACCATTCTTAACCTTGCCTTGGAGCCGCAAACGAGAATGACCTCTTCCTTCCACAAGGTACTTTTGATGGTgacatttttatcacagcagaggAAAGTGACCGCCATTGCTCACCCCCTCATACAGACTTCCTCCTTCAGTCCCCATACGGTGTGGTGGTTTCATCAAACTGTTTTTAACAAACAAGACTTGTTCCTGTTCTCTGGTCCCTGTGTCAGTCTAACcactgagtttttgtttgtttgagatcttCTGAACCCATGGAGGACTTTGaatgctgatcctcctgcctgtaccttCCACgcactggacttacagacagacACTACCACTCTGGGCTCGTCTCAGAGTCTGAGAGCTTTTGCCTTGAATTTTTCTTGGTCCTGGCCATTGGTCTCCATGTGCAGCCCCAGTGGCTGCCAGTTTACCACTGGCTCAGCCTGGCACCTCCAGTCTGTCCTCTACACCCTACGACTGTAAGGTTAGAGTCCAGCCGCTGCTCAGGCCACAGCACCGCCCTTCACCACTCACAGACTCACTCCTGAGACACTGTGACTCTCCAGGTGACATACTTCCATCCAGCCCCAGGGGAGTGACTTACGTCAGAGGGCATTAGTGGCCACGCatcctgctccctttcctccctccttcctggttCAGGCTTGTGCAGTGAAACCACCCCCATCCTCAGAAGGGTAAAGAAAGAGCCCCCCTTTTCTATTTAGAGCCCCTGCCATGTTGGTGGGGCCTGGCATCCCTTAGAGCCCCTGCCATGCTGCTGTCTACCTTTCTGACTGTCCCTGGCATTGATAACTCTTAGTAAACACCTTCCTCCCCAGTGACGTGTCTCAGTGACCCTCTTGAACCCCATCTGAGACTTTCCACACAAGCTGATGTCATCAGAGCAGGGCTCTGAGGTGGCCTCTTCATTTTGCCTCTGGTACCAGAGGCTTGGGGACTTGACTTACAAGGTTCCCCCTGTCATCTCCTGTGTCCTCCGACAGCACCACACTACTCAAGAGTTCCCGACATGGTTTCCCTTTCCTGGAAGGCCAGAGGGTGTCCTACATGACTCCCAGCACATTTCTGGCTCTTCTGTGGAAGGGAGAGGGGTGAGATAAATTCTCATGGAgtcaagattctcctgcctcccccaTCCCCGTGCACAGACTGAGGTCTGGATCACAGTAGCTGTCatcgtttttatttttaattgtattatgtttatttattcaccatgtgtgtgagtgtgcacaggcCGTGGCGTGCgtgtgtcagaggacaacatacAGGATCCAGTTATTTCCTTCGGCCCTGTGTGTTCTAGAATTTCCAATGTCTTGACCtcctgagacatctcactgcctctGGCTGTCATGATTTATTCTTTGACattgtatgtaatttttcttcctctgagagCTCCTCTaccctcctgtctctcctctggCGATGTCTGTCAACACCACAGTTCTTAGCCCTTGGGATGCCTCCCCCATCACCCACAGTTACTGGGAAACTGGATGGTCATCTACTTTGGATCCTCCAGTTTCAAGCCAGACTTTGGGAAGTGGAGCAATCAATACAGCTGAGCTGAGGCGACTTCCAGTCTCTTCTGCTTTTCCCTCCCCTAGCTTCCTCCtaggcaggccctttctcctctgATGACGAAATGAACGAGTTGACAGAGAAGAACTGATTTTGTGACTGGACTGTGAGGTTCACAGACTGAACCCTCAGAGGCCTCACTTGGGGCACCGGTTTAAAGCAGATTCCCAGTGGGGTTAGCAGTGCAGGCCTGCAGTCAACCAAactgaaacaacagcaacaaaagacccCAGCTACTCTAAGCAGAAGCCCCAGAGCCTGACTCTGGACTCAAGAACAGGCCATCAGGGATCTGCCCTGGGAAGGCCAGAAGCCACCCTTAGCTatagctcctcaaaagctgtcaACCTtgctgtttttaaagacagggtctctccctgggaCCTGAGGCTCAGCAATCAGGCTAGTGTGACTAGTCATCAGCCTCGGGGATGATCTTGTCCCCCTGCTCAGCACTGGAACTACAAATATTGTAGTGACGGATCCtcaagcttgtgtggcaagcactttactgactgagccatcaccTGAGCCCCAGAATCTGAGCTGTCAACAATCCCCTTCAGTGACTCTGGTGCAGATTGTCCTGTGGAAACACTCAGGAAGTGTGATGGGGATGCAGTCTGGACCACttacctttccttctcttccacctGAGGAACGCCATCAATCCCAAAACCCCAGCCAGGAGTACAGCGGCAGCCACCGCCAATGCAACACTGGTTCCCAGATGCAGGGTCTGATTTTCTACGCTCATCTGACCTTCTGTGGCTGTGAGGGTGTTTTTGGTGTGTGCAGAAGTGGCAGGGGTGGGACTTGGAGCCATGGtcctgggggctgggaagagATAAAGGAAGTCAGCATGAACTTCCCCAGTAGGAGTGAAGATTCTAGAGAAGCCTCTGCAGCACTCTTTGCCGTCAGACACTGAAGCAATGGATTCCAATAACTGGAGACACCCAAGGAGTCTcaagctgggagaaggaaaaggcaaagCTTGGAGCCAGCCAGTACAGAACTGATCTCCCAGAAAGAGAGttcacacagttctgacaactCCTCAGATCACCTTGCAGGAGAGACTGGAGACAGGATGATGGCTCCCTGTGGGCGGGGCCACACCGGAACTGGGACTGCTTAGCTGTGCTTATGTCTTGTCTTCTGTTTAGGCCTAAGCCTCAGGTCAGGATGTGTCAAATCCCAAATATGGAGCTGGGGGTTTGTCACTGGACCTCCTTGTTTCTCCTCCCAATCTGGTCAAGCTGAGTGCTGGAAGCCGCGATATTATACAATAATTGCGCAGTCATCTTTTCAGGAGcgacttatcagaaccaagggatccCCCTTAGCCCTTAGGCTAAACCCAAAGGCAAGGCTTTCGGCGTTcttgctttgtgaataaagtgaCTGTCCTTTGCTGTTGATTTTTCACTGTAGTTGGCTTcccttctgttacatatttgggaatgAATTCCCTAGTTTCgaacagtttcccactgccaggcctgtttctctctccttctgcaatctgccttcctgcaattatctttatctgTAGGCATTTGGTCAGGGCTTAGGGTCCAGGCACAGAGCATCACCTGCCCAAGCTGCTACTCTGGTTTAACTCCTATGCTCACCTTTACCTCGGTTCACTGATGACTTTAGTTCAGGACTCTCAAGAACAGCAGGAGAAATAATTAACTGCAACCCAGAGAAAGACCCACAACACCCAGCATCACAACGACTGATAACAGCATAGCCCAGAAGCGATAATTTAGAGTCCTGCCTGTATCCTTTGCTTAGAGCAGTGAGTCTAACTCCAGACCTAGACCATAGAACTGCATTGTCTGGTATCCCGTCTCCTTTTGGGATGCAGGATGGGGAACAGCTCTTAGAAGCTCACACAGGAAAAAGGGAACAGATGCTGAGACTGAGATCGGGTGGGGTGAGCAATGACAACTCTACTTCCTGGTAGGAACGTCCTCAGCTCATGTCATCCCTTACAAAGAGCAATCTCTAAGTCACACAGATCCAAACCAGTCATTTTCTAGTAAAGTCTTTGTTAGAACAGAAGTAGCCTGCCAGGGTGGACTAGGCTGCTCCTTAGATGTGAGTTATTGAACAAATTCTCAGTGCCAGGCATGGCTTGCCTCCCTATGCCTTATCGGTGAGTGAGGTTCAGAGCCCCCAATCCCACACAGACTATTggcattgctcttggttgcccaccacAGCTAGATGGTAAGAACCTATTGCTGAAGACGCTGCTTGCTTTTGATGTAgatatgatgaaaatacattgtaaaaTGTATGAAATATTTAATCAAGTACTACCAAAAAtctttttgctatttgttttatgtgtgtatttagtATGTGTCTGCTGAgtgtacatacatgcacctatacacatgagcacatgagcacacacacaaacacacacacatataggacAGAGATGTGCACCTGAATATGCATGTGGGGGCCGAAGAGGCTTCAGTGTCCTCTTACAACATTCTCCATCTATTCCTCAGGGGCAGCTTCTCTCTGTGAAATGGGGGCTCAAGCATCAGCTAGActgaaagccaacaaactctgcaatcctcctgcctcaacctccttgGTGTCACAGCATATACAGGGACACCCAGCTTCCTCCGTGGGTGATGGGATTTAAATCAcaaagccaatgctcttaacatttATTTAGAGATGGAgtccatgtagcccagactggccttgaacttgctgtgtagctaatGACCTTAGACTCCTGATCTCTTCACCTCCACCTCCACTGGGATCACAGGTTTGCACCTCCCCACTTAAAAAATCAGTTCTTATCTCACTGGTggagcacacctctaatcccagcattcgagaggcagagaccggcagatctctgtgtgttcaaggtctGTGTAGTCTACGtagcaagttctgggccagctaggctacatagtgagaccctgcctcaggtaTAAATGTATGTAATGTATGATATATCATTTGAACTCTGAAATATGCAGTCCAGTGGTTTACAGCGCATCCATTTTGCAGAGTAGCCACCACTGCTATTCATTCCCAGACttttttatataatgaatttcCTTTGCTGTCCTAATTTTGGCAGGGAGTGTAGGcaaacatgtgtatacatatgtgtgtgtgtatctatgcacatatatctatacatatatattactctCTTTCCCAGAATGTCcctaaacaacaaaacaaaaacaaagttgttGGAGGTGTCGGGTTGGGTAATGACTGAGAGGGAAGGAGTCTCGTCGGCCACTGTCATGGATAAGGTTAGAGTCACTAAGGAAGTGTAGTCCCGAGAGGAGAAAAGGCAGGTCAGCaactgaggagatgactcagtccaGAAAGCATTTGCCCTGTGCTCTGGTTAGTTATTGTGTCAATGTGACACAGCTGTAGTTATCTGGGAAggggacctcagctgagaaaatgcctccatcagattgcccaTAGGCAAGTCTACAGGACTTTTTCTTgatttgattgatgtgggagggcacagctAACTGAGGGTGGTGCCATGTGTGGGTTTGTGGTCCTGGATGCTGTAatcaaagcaggctgaggaagccccaaaagcaagccagtaagcagccctcttccatggcttctgtttcagttccttctTCCAGGTTCCTACTTTAGGTGTTCCTTCCTGGGATATCACATACTTTCTTTGTAAGATAGGCCATGTGAGCCCCTGTAACCACAACACCATGGGAGATGGGGACAAGAGGATCAATGCAgctttgtagccctagctgaaAACatcgagctccaggttcagtgagagaccctgccttaaggGAATAAAGTTGGTCTTACAAGAGGAGGATTCCCAGTGCCCCACTCTGGCCTTCCCAAGCAcaaaaatgtgatatatgtacacacacacacacacaaacatataagatacacatgcacacacatatgtatgtgtatacaccaTATATACATGACCCATGAAATCAATATAGAAGAGAGGCAAACAATAGAGTAAGCTCCAGCAGAGGCCATATGTCTATAGCTGAGAGACGTTTGGAGGTAAAGGGTCCTTGTGGGGTCTGTTGGTCACCAGCATGACCTGGGCCAGGGGTTGAATTCTGCTGGTCCCTGTGTCCCTCTTTGTATAATGACCTTGAAAGTATTCAGCAGTGGTGACAGGTGGCTGGAGTAATACCCACAGGGTGACAGGGCTGGGCCTTAGTACACTCTGTGTGGAAGCTGAAATCACAGTTGTCACAGAGGAGGTGAAGCCACCAGAAGCCCTGATCATGGTGAGAAcgtgagggagaagagagaaatgagggaggggaaaaagaaacTGGGGCAGGGACCCAGAGGAGGAGGAGTATACATGGGGGCCAGAAGGTACCTTCTGTGGAGGGCACAATGAGGGGGCATCTTTGAGGTTTACAGGTGATtatggggaaaaagaaaggtagagCTCTGGAGAGTGGACAGAACACACCAGAAGAATCTGGGAAGGATCAGACTTGTAAGATCTCTAATGACATCTATGGTATAAAAACGCCAGTAACACAGAGCTGACCTGGGATGTGCTTCCTAGGGGTGACGGTGAGTTGGGTCCAACCAATTGACTGCCACTGCTCTATGCCATGTTTCGTGTTCAGATAAACTCGGCAGAAGTATATGCTCTGATCCTTCTCCTCCAAGTCCAGGATTCTGAGGGCTCCGGATGTCTGAGACTGTGTCCAGTTCAGGATGAGCCTGTCCTTGAAATGCTCATGGATGAAACCCGAGGAAGAGTTGTAGATAAATTCCCCATGGAACTGCTGCCATCTCCAGAGAATCCTCATCTGTGGATCGGGTGCCAACTCCCAGGGGAAGTAGAAGGAGAAGGGGATCTCGATGGAGCCGCCCTGGACACCAGAGAGGAGTGCTGATTGGTTGACACCAAAGGATCTTTCTCTGTTGGATCCTGCTGAGTTCCCTGGGAAGGATGGGGAAGAATCTGAATCCACTGCAGAGGATGGAAAGGACAACCCAGAGCTTCCCGAGTCTTCACCACAGGCAGGAGTAGAACTCGGGGAAGGACTTTCCCCTTGTCCCACTGTTCAATATGGGACAGGATAGACAGGAAGAGTTGAGCTGGACCCACTCTGAAGTTGAGCTCTTTCTTGTGGTTCAGAGGACAGGCTGGTTCCTCTAGCAGTCACCTGTCCACACGACAGCCCACTCTTCCCAGCTCCACTCCCCACTCCTGTGGTTAGGTTCCCACTAGTGAAGTTCCCACCACTCACCAGTTTGCAGGTATGCTGCgggcagcagcagaagcaggatccAAGTCATGGCCTGCATCCCTCCAGGAAGTGAGACCAGCGGAGCCATCAGACAGTAGAGGAGGCCCCGTGGAGGAACCCTGGGCCCTCAGGAGTCGGGAGAGAATCAGGGAAAAGTGACCCACACTCCCTCGGCCTTCTCATGTGGAGGACTGAGTGGGGGCAGGACCTCTCAATCTCCACCTCTTTGTGGCCAGCAACTTCCTTTATCATTCTGGCTTCTTCTTTCCAGTATTGCAGAAGATCCACTCTTGTGCCCTTGAGCccaaccccccctttttttctggaAGATACAGCCTTAACCTCTGCATGCCGGGCTCTCCTATCTTCAGCCTTAACCTCCTGTCTTGTCCAGTCTTTTCCATTTTGCTGTCAGCCTGCAATCACTGTTTCCTcagctcccatttcctccactccTGCCCTCCCCTCAGCCTGTTTCTCACTATGTCTCCCCTGGTGCTGgttgtctgtgtctttctctctagTGATCGTAGGTAAAGAAGTGGTCAGTTTCTGCTCACTTCAGACACAATGAGGAAGGGGGTGATGAGGAAACACATTCAGTCCCAGCCCTAGCTTGGTGCCCCCACCATCGTCTGCTCTTTGCACTCTTGCTGCCTGTCAGGGACTCCTTACAGTGCCCCTGGAAAACTAAAGCCCTGGCTTTACACTCTTGCCCTGGCTGCTCGCTGCTGCCAAGTCTGTAATTTCCCTTTGCTTCCGGGTAAATTATAGACTTGTCTCCCTCACCTCGACAGTGACTCCAGAGATATTCCAGCTTCTGAAGGAGCCTTCCTGCCTCCCGCCATCTTTAACACATACTCAGAGGAGGAAACTAGTGATCAGAGAAGCCTGACACATGTCACATGACTGGCACACGGCAGGCGATTAGACTTCAGTTTCATTGAGTTCTCGGAGTCTCACTCTCCACACTGACTTGCAGCTGCCTGCTCAGTGCAGCATCTGAACTCCCCTCAAAGGTCATGGATCTGCTGCTGGGCTCCAGGGAGGCTGTTCCCACAGAACACTTCAGTGATTCCTTCTAGCTCTGTCTGTTCTTGAACCTTCTTTGAATGCAGTGGACAAAAAGGGCTCAGAGCAGCAATGTGTCAGCCATGACATATCACCTGGGACATCTCTGAGAGTGGACACAGCTGGTCCGTGAATAGTTGAGTCGTGAGATGTGGGGCAGTGGCTGTGGTAGCCAAAGGGCTGAGTTTGTGGAGGTCATCCTACCCTTCCCTATGACAAGGTGCCACCAGTTCCCTGAAGGGCAGGAAGATGTGATTGTATCAAAGGAAGTGACTTCATTCTCTCTGAATGAGATGGGCAGAGGCGACTTCCCATTCCCTTAGATTTCCTGGTATTGATTGCCTTCTCCATGCCCCCCTGCAGGTGGCTACGCAGCCGCGTCTGTCatgtctgctttctctgccttcctcaccCCTTGCTAAGTCTCTAAAGGAAGGACTGGGCCTAATGAGCTTGCCATGTGccagctgctggtcttcagtattTTTACACAACAGACTCTGGTTGGTCCCTCAGGATCCCAGCTGTCCCTGTGCTCAGCCTcactgctgccacctgctggccaCTCAATCCCAAGTCATGAACTCTGTTCTAATTTCAAGTCCTGGACTCAGTTGAATCCCCTTAGGGACTCTGCTGTGGGATGATTTCTGTCCAGAGGGTTGTAATCATTTTTTGTAGTGAGAACTCAGTTTGCCCCAATAGCAGTGAGTGGACCCTGCAGCCATGTTGCTTTCACAGGGGAGGGGCCCTTTTCGTGGAAGAGCAGCCTGGGGCTGTCTAGTACCACGCATGGGGCTTTTGCAGACATCGGACCAATGGACTGTCGGGTTACAGTGTTAGAACCTGGCTGCTGCTCAGGCTGCAACATGAGTGTGCCCTGACCCAcagaagaaataagtaaatataatttaaaaaattaaggtgtgcatggtggcacacgccttcttACTAGTAtatgggagacagaggccagaggacatctGTTAACTTGGATCTAGCCTGGTCtgtatattgagttccaggccaaccaggagtACATAGTGggaccaaacaaaaacaaaacagatccacaaaaaaaaagaataataaaaagcaaacaaagaaacacagaaaacaaacaaacaaaaaccgcaactaacaaaacaaaatgtccaaGGTACACGGTGTCTGGAGTAGTAAAGCCGGATGTTGCTCTCTAGCCTGTATAAGGATGAGCACACACTTACTTGCAAACACATATACTTGCACGTGACGGCGCacgtgtatgtgtgcgcacacacacatacaccatcatGGAAGGCACCTTTCACAGTTGATCATCCAGCACCTGCCTACCGAGTCCTCATCCTAAGCAAACACGGCCAGAGCCAGGTTGTGAGCAACAGCGAAGCACAGAGTCCCCAGCTCTTGCAGGACCTTGTGAAAGACGCACGGGTAACAGCAACACAGTGTCCAGGCCGGGTCTCAGCGCTCCCAGGGCAAGGGACTGCAGTTACTTCTGCTTCAGAGGAGAGGCAAGGATCAGAAGACACAGTAGCCAGTCATGAAAATTGGAACATTGTTCTGAAGAGCCTTCGGGCCTGTGTGGAGAGGTgacaacagaaaaggggagagaggagttGGGAGCCTGAGGTGACATCAAGGGAACAGGGAAGTCAGAGGCATCAAACCAGAACCAGGGTGGCTCACTATGGGTGATGGGCAGTTGGATCCCATCAATCGACCACCAAGTCTACAAGCCTTCTGTTGTGTTTACAGAAATACGTGGTCTAGTCCTTCTCCCGTAGGTCCAGGATTCTAGGGCTCCAGATGTCAGTGCAGATGCAGGACCCAAGCTTCACTTCCAGGCTTCATCTGGCCTTGCCCTACTGTCTGGGATCAGTGAGTAAAAGGTCACCCAATTGCAGAGTCTCTAGGAGGGGCTGACCTTATTACGCCAGACATATGTCAGCTACTAGACCCtagaattattaatttattttatttatttatttatttacttatgttttggagacagggtttctctgtagctttggtgcctgtcttagtatttgctctgtagaccaggctgtcttcaaatttATAGAGATTCACCTCCCtgcctagtcctgggattaaatgtatatgccaccactgcctggctaacccCAGCATTTTTATACAGCAGGTTCTGGTGGGGTCTATAGGTGCTCAACCTCACTGCTGCCACCTGAATCCCAAGTTATGGGCTCTGTTGTTACAAGTCCTGGACTCAGCTGGATCCCCACAGGGACCCTGCTGAGGGATAGTTTCTGTACAGGATGATGTGGTCAGTCCTGCAGTCTCCTCATGTTTCCCCTGACAGCAGTGACTGGACCCTGCAGCCATGACACTTTCACAGGGCAGGGGCAcgttctgtggaagagcagcctgggGCTGTCCAGTGCACACATGGGCTTTTACATACATGTGACCATGGGGAGTGTCAGACTGCAGCGTTAGAACCTGGCTGCTGCTCAGGCTGTAGCACAAGTGTGCACTGTACCCAcagaataaataagtgtaattttaaaagttaaatccAAAgtgggctaggcatggtggtgcatgcctttaatttcaggtttggggaggcaaaggcagaggcagacacaaacttgagtggatctcagtgagtttgaggctgtccTGGTCTATTtatcaagttccagaccagcaatGGCTATGTAGAttttgtctcataaaaccaaaacaaacaaagaaataaatccaAGGTGAATGTGTCCCGAGTAGTAATGCCTGAGGTTGTCAGCTGGCCTCAACATAGGTGagcacacactcgcacacatgtGCAGCtgaatacagacacagacatatcATGCAGGGAGACACCCATAGCTGATGTGCCCCACATGTCTGCCCAGTCCTCATCTTGAGTAAACATGACCTCCCGAGATCAGTCTCTGTGACTCTTCAGACTCCAGTTCCTGATCATGTCCCCAGCATTCAGACCCTGATTTCATACCCAGCTGTGTTTTCCCGTGACAGTGAGGGCAGAGAATAGACTCAACCCTTCCTATTTCTGTCTGAACCATTCAGTTCCAGAAACTTCCCTCAAATAACACAGTGAAGGGCAGATGGGCCCCACCCCAGCAGACAACTCATAGATGACAActgtccatctgtccacccaTCTGTCACACCGTCCACTCTCCCACTCCCAGAATTCTTTTCCCCAGTGACAACTAATGCAGCCCAGAAGGAACCCAGAGTAGCTGCGCAGATTGGGTCCTGAGAGAATTGAGGGGAAGCTAGAGAGAGGGTGGAGGATGATGATCTGTGGTGTAGACAGGACACTCAGGCTGCGCTAGGACAGCACAGTAGCACCGTTGCCCCGCCCCCATCTGaaccctcttttcttcccttgatGACATCAGCATCTGTCATGTGTTCTCCAACCTCAGTGTGAGCACCTCCCTGCACCCCTGTAGAGGGGAGCCCCAAGAAGAGACTACACCATGTCCTAAAATCTAGTGAGTGGGGCTGGGTGACCAGATCAGCCCTCTACTCCTCTGGATGAAGTCTTCCAGGTTCTGCAGATAGCCAAGGCGGAGGAAGGAACTCAGAAGTCACTGAGTTTAAAGtcacagaaactgagaagctttcgATTTCCTCTTCAACTTTCTATATTGCTTAAGTGAAACTATTAATAGTTACAAAATTTATTtcagtgaatccaaagaaaaactggTCACATCTTCAAGTTCTTTGTCTCCAACCAAAGTGAACTAATGGATGACCTGCCTCCATGATCTATCTACTGTCTTGCATTTTAGTTagctttggtttgttggtttcAAAACGGAGtcatatatagcccaggctggattcaaactcTATAGGTACTAATGATAGCTTCTAATTCATAACTTTGCTATCTCTACTGTCAGtcattgggattacaggcttatgccaccatgcccggaTTCCTCTAGAACTTTTTGTTACTGAATGGCTCTGGCTGGAGAACACAAACCCTAAAGAGTGGTAGCCCGGCTAGACCCCATGTCTGCTCCCATTCGAACATCATGTTCCCTTCTCCCTGAGGAAATTTTATGTAAATGATGTTGAGAATGCTGGATCTGTGAAAGCCTTTGTCGTGGGCCCCTTTGTTGTTCCTTCCTTTTGAACGATGGAAACTGACATGACAAGTCACGTGATCATTGGAGTAACATCCACGAGGCACCTTCTCTGTGCCCAGCTGCCTGGAGGGAGGTGATGGTGAATTAACCATACTGTAGATGATTGGGCAGATGGTCATCATGGCAGCCTGCCTGTGTGAACACCTCAGGGATGCTCAGAGGAGACACCACCCCAGCCGCTAAGATCACTGTGACCACAGCTGCTGCTGAGTTCAGTCTCAGAGGCTTGGATCCAGTTACACCACAGCAGACATCTCACAGCTGACCAGGAGACTCTACTG
The Chionomys nivalis chromosome 3, mChiNiv1.1, whole genome shotgun sequence genome window above contains:
- the LOC130871376 gene encoding paired immunoglobulin-like type 2 receptor alpha; its protein translation is MTWILLLLLPAAYLQTGNSAGSNRERSFGVNQSALLSGVQGGSIEIPFSFYFPWELAPDPQMRILWRWQQFHGEFIYNSSSGFIHEHFKDRLILNWTQSQTSGALRILDLEEKDQSIYFCRVYLNTKHGIEQWQSIGWTQLTVTPRKHIPAPRTMAPSPTPATSAHTKNTLTATEGQMSVENQTLHLGTSVALAVAAAVLLAGVLGLMAFLRWKRRKGQIPDGLFLSPESGSGASA